DNA sequence from the Candidatus Aegiribacteria sp. genome:
ACGGGGATGAACTCATAACGAGAATCCGCGAACCTGAGATGTAATTATCGTCAAAGTTGGTTCCCAGTACGTTACTGGAGCAAAGCCCCATGTAAAGAGAGTAGTCGTTGTAAGTTCCCTGAGGATCACCACCCAGTGATCGTATCCATGAAAGGGTTTCGATCTCAATAGCATCACCGATTTCACTTGCGAGCACTACCACCTGGTAGCGTGTTGACTCAGTTCAATCGGCGCACCATGGGGAGGTTGAGGGATTCTCCGCGGTTCCTATTTCAATTGTACTCGCAAGACTGATGCCGGCCAGACACGCGAGCAGTAAAGAAGATAGCTTCATATAATCATTCCCTTCTGAATTCATATTCCTATTTACAGTATAAGTATACTTAGTTCTGATACCGCGTAAATGTTCCCCATATCAGGATATATTATTGTATCTCCTTGACATCAGCTGAGAATTTTCGATATTTCTCATCCAACTCTGAGCGGTCCGGTAGTTCAATCGGCTAGAGCACCGGCCTGTCACGCCGGAAGTTGCGAGTTCGAGTCTCGTCCGGACCGCCACAGAGACCAATGAGTGCCACCCACCGTTAAAAACGACATGGGTGGCTTTCTATTTTAGAAAATTTCTAGAAGAGGGTTTTGATGCAGCCCCAGGTTTAGGGTTCAAGAGTCAAGGATGGAGTCGGACGTCACTTGCGACACTTAGGCTCTTCACATTAATTGGAACACTGTTAATTATCTGATTGACAACGTAGCCCAAATGTGCTACATTTGATGTGAAGGAGGTTACCATGAGTAAAACCGCAACTGTAAGAGCAAGGCTTAAACCTGAACTGAAGGAAAAAGCAGAAGAGATATTGCATCGTCTTGGAGTTAATACCACACAGGCAATAACGATGTTTTACCGCCAAATAGAGATGAACAACGGATTACCTTTCAACATGGTTATTCCCAACGCAACGACCAAGGCAACCTTCAATGCAACAGATGTGAATGAAGATATTGTTATCTGCGAGAATGCAGAAGATATGTTTGATAAGCTTGGGATCTGATGTACACCCCTGCTTTTACGAAGCAATTCAAAAAGGATATCAAAAGGACTGAGAAGCAAGGAAGAGATATCGAGCAATTCAAACTAATTGCTCGAACGCTTCTTGCTGAGGAAGTTCTCGATCCAATATTCCGGGATCATAAACTCACCGGTAACTACAAGGATCGCAGGGAATGCCATATTTCAACGGATTGGCTCCTGATATATAAGATTGACGGAGAAAAGATAATATTCGAACGTATTGGCTCGCATTCAGAGCTATTTTCAAAATGAATCACAACAAATAGTTCGAATATTGTCTACTGTGGACCGTCACAGAGATAAACAGTGCCACCCACCGTTAAAAACGACATGAGGACTTTTCGATACCGCGGTGCGGAATCCCTTGAGGGTTTTCCGTTTATGGGTTCAGGAATCTTAGGATCAACCCAATGACAGAATAATCAGGTTTGTTTCATCGTATCAGTCCTCATATGCAGTGTTGCAGTAGTAACTCTGGTGAGATATACGGTCTAGATAAGTGCAGTTGCCTTTTTTAAGTCAATATGCTCAAACGCAGTTTCCATTCGATCAATTTCTGTTTTGGATAATCCCAGAGTGGCAGCGAATGAGCGCCATTTACTTACTGCCATACCAATATCTGCGACCATTGACCGAGCCTGAACCAGGGGAATTCCAAAGTAGTCAACGACGGAAAAAGCTGTATCCAGAGATGCGGTGGAGTCATAAAGGTCAATGCAGGTGGACAGTATACGAGGCTTTACATCAGTAGGAGTAG
Encoded proteins:
- a CDS encoding type II toxin-antitoxin system RelB/DinJ family antitoxin codes for the protein MSKTATVRARLKPELKEKAEEILHRLGVNTTQAITMFYRQIEMNNGLPFNMVIPNATTKATFNATDVNEDIVICENAEDMFDKLGI
- a CDS encoding type II toxin-antitoxin system YafQ family toxin, whose amino-acid sequence is MYTPAFTKQFKKDIKRTEKQGRDIEQFKLIARTLLAEEVLDPIFRDHKLTGNYKDRRECHISTDWLLIYKIDGEKIIFERIGSHSELFSK